In Blastopirellula sediminis, the following proteins share a genomic window:
- a CDS encoding 3-keto-disaccharide hydrolase, with the protein MSRFCFALPLVMFLAASLSAADAVSLFDGKTLDGWEGKAEWFRVEDGAIVAGSLEKSIPNNEFLCTKEEYGDFELTLEAKLVGQGTNAGIQFRSQRIPNHHEMIGFQCDIGSSPSRVIWGSLYDESRRKVFMAEGPADEVAKVVKKGEWNQLKVRCVGPKIQIWVNGLQTVDYTEGDDAIPRTGIIGLQIHSGPAAEASYRNLQLKKL; encoded by the coding sequence ATGTCTCGCTTCTGCTTTGCGCTTCCGCTGGTGATGTTTCTGGCCGCTTCCCTTTCGGCCGCTGACGCAGTGTCGCTGTTTGACGGCAAGACGCTGGATGGTTGGGAAGGGAAAGCGGAGTGGTTTCGCGTGGAGGATGGGGCGATCGTCGCCGGTTCGTTGGAGAAATCAATTCCGAACAACGAGTTCCTCTGCACCAAAGAAGAGTACGGCGACTTTGAATTGACGCTCGAAGCGAAACTCGTTGGCCAGGGAACCAACGCCGGCATTCAGTTCCGCAGCCAACGCATTCCGAACCATCACGAGATGATCGGCTTTCAGTGCGACATTGGCAGTTCGCCGTCGCGGGTGATCTGGGGTTCGCTCTACGACGAGTCGCGCCGCAAGGTGTTCATGGCCGAAGGCCCGGCCGATGAAGTCGCCAAGGTGGTGAAGAAGGGGGAGTGGAACCAACTGAAGGTCCGCTGCGTGGGGCCGAAGATTCAGATTTGGGTCAACGGCTTGCAGACGGTCGATTACACGGAAGGGGATGACGCGATTCCGCGGACCGGGATCATCGGCTTGCAGATTCATAGCGGACCTGCCGCCGAAGCGTCGTATCGCAACTTGCAACTGAAAAAACTATGA
- a CDS encoding HAD family hydrolase, whose translation MSSLPIEFFYFDLGNVLLYFDHDRACRQMARVADASVEEVREVVFFSGMQVRYETGEIDTAGFHDYFCHRTGRSPNMAELALAASDIFEPNHPVIEIAETLHAQSRRMGILSNTCACHWDFCIDGRYPFLQDRFEQYVLSYEAKSMKPDGGIYRAAISQAGVAPSSIFFVDDRPENVAGALEAGLDAVLYIGADRLREDLEKRGVAIG comes from the coding sequence ATGAGCTCCTTGCCCATCGAGTTCTTTTATTTCGATCTCGGTAACGTCCTGCTCTATTTCGATCATGACCGGGCCTGTCGCCAGATGGCCCGCGTCGCGGATGCGTCGGTCGAAGAAGTTCGCGAAGTCGTCTTCTTCAGCGGTATGCAAGTTCGCTACGAAACCGGCGAGATCGACACGGCCGGCTTTCACGACTATTTCTGTCACCGGACCGGACGATCGCCCAACATGGCGGAGCTCGCCTTGGCGGCCAGCGATATCTTTGAGCCGAACCATCCGGTGATCGAGATCGCTGAGACGTTGCATGCGCAATCGCGGCGGATGGGGATCTTGTCGAACACCTGCGCCTGCCATTGGGACTTCTGCATCGACGGGCGGTATCCTTTTCTCCAGGATCGCTTTGAGCAATATGTGCTGAGCTACGAAGCGAAGTCGATGAAGCCGGACGGGGGAATCTATCGCGCGGCGATTTCCCAGGCCGGGGTCGCGCCGTCGTCGATCTTCTTTGTCGACGACCGGCCGGAGAATGTGGCCGGGGCGCTCGAAGCCGGTCTCGACGCGGTGCTCTACATCGGCGCCGATCGGCTGCGGGAAGATTTGGAGAAGCGTGGGGTCGCAATTGGTTAG
- a CDS encoding response regulator gives MRWRFQGHAKSDSDGRRQDRNSRERMTGMNKKVLHVDDDPQILRLVGRQLSNAGYEVISLDQPEKTMKTLLDSSIRVCILDIEMPRINGLDLLRDIKQYDGGIQVVMLTGLVTLSTVLDSMRYGAEGCLFKPVNDFAPLIETLTAAFSKNERWWIALHDLKQRQLA, from the coding sequence ATGCGATGGCGATTCCAGGGGCATGCGAAAAGCGATTCGGACGGTCGTCGTCAGGATCGCAATTCTCGGGAGCGAATGACCGGAATGAACAAAAAGGTGCTGCATGTCGATGACGATCCGCAGATTCTGCGGCTTGTCGGGCGACAGTTATCCAACGCCGGATACGAAGTCATTTCTTTGGATCAACCAGAGAAAACGATGAAAACGTTGCTGGACAGTTCGATTCGAGTTTGCATTCTCGACATCGAAATGCCCCGGATCAACGGGCTCGATCTGCTGCGCGACATCAAACAATACGACGGCGGCATTCAGGTCGTTATGTTGACCGGGCTCGTGACGTTGTCGACGGTGCTCGACTCGATGCGATACGGCGCCGAAGGCTGCTTGTTCAAGCCGGTGAATGATTTCGCACCGTTGATCGAGACGCTAACGGCCGCATTCAGCAAGAACGAGCGGTGGTGGATCGCGTTGCACGACTTGAAAC